From the genome of Gracilinanus agilis isolate LMUSP501 chromosome 2, AgileGrace, whole genome shotgun sequence, one region includes:
- the LOC123236482 gene encoding mitoguardin 1-like, producing the protein MVEPHGFLYHLYEVLDCVFPELMWAAVGPEGQQKSFYRRLKERVSSFSRALPSLADACYPGTELLAQHVLEALWEGSEALLGPC; encoded by the exons ATGGTG GAGCCCCACGGCTTTCTCTACCACCTGTACGAGGTGCTGGACTGCGTCTTTCCGGAGCTCATGTGGGCGGCCGTCGGGCCGGAGGGCCAGCAGAAGAGCTTCTACCGTCGGCTGAAG GAGCGAGTCTCCTCCTTCTCCAGAGCCCTGCCGAGCCTGGCGGACGCCTGCTACCCCGGGACCGAGCTGCTGGCCCAGCACGTGCTCGAGGCTCTCTGGGAGGGCTCGGAGGCCCTTCTGGGTCCCTGCTGA